Below is a window of Mycobacterium dioxanotrophicus DNA.
CACTTCTCCCTTACAGATGCTGCGAATTACCTCTTTGTCGCCGGAGGAATCGGGATCACCCCCATTCTCACGATGGCGGAGCACGTGGCAATACGCCGTAGTGCGAATTGGAGGTTGCTGTACGCCGGACGCAGCCGCGCAGATATGGCGTTCCTGGACCGAGCCCGTTCCCTACCCAACCATGGCCTCGTCAAGCTTGTCGCCGGCGACGAGGACGGACGCGCTGACCTCGCCGAAGCTCTGGCCTCGCTCCCGCCAGAGACGCACATATACGGCTGCGGCCCGCCGACGATGCTGGAGCAGCTTACCGAGCTGTGCGGGTCGCATCGCGGACTCGTGCTGCACACCGAGAGGTTCAGCGCCGGGGCTGTCGCACCTCGACCAAGCGAGGACAACGACGGCTTTGAGATCGAGCTCGTCCGCACCGGTGCGGTCTTACAAGTACCTTCACACAAGTCGGTGCTTGAAGTCGTCCGTGAGGTCATCCCGGGAGTGGACTCGTCGTGCGAGAGCGGATTTTGCGGGACATGCGAGACCAAGATGCTCGGGGGCAGGGCCGACCACCGCGACAGCCTGCTCACCGAGGGGGAGCGGATAGCCCACACCTCGATGATGATCTGTGTCTCCCGCGCCGCGGCGGGAGAGCGGATACAGCTCGATCTTTGAGGTGTCGGCTTCTTCTCCACTTGTATTTATTGTGTAAGACCTAGCAGTCGACCAATCAGGTGAAGCGTCGACCTGCTTGATGGGTCCGAGGTCGGATGTCGGAGATCCCGGTCGTTGTCCGGGCAGCACGTTACCGAGGTGCCCGGTGAGGGAGACATCGATCCGCACCGGTACGAAGCGAAGCCGATAACCACGCTCGACGAGTTCGACATCGAGCGGGATGAGACTGAGCCGCGAACAGTCGAACCCATCCCCGGAGATCAGGAATTCAGGCTGCCGCTAGAGGCGAGCATTCGCTCGTCATCGGTGCCGCCGTCGCCTGTCCAAACCGTCGCGAACAGACGCCCGGGTCGCAATAGCTGGTAGTGCGAGTTGGCCATCCCGTTGAAGGCCCGAGACGTCGGGCTATCCCAAAAGATTTCTGCCTAAGAGCATTGTTGCCCACCCCAGAATTGGAGAATTCTATGTTTCGTACGAAGGAAACCGATAATAACGCAATTCAACTTGATCCATTGGACCGGACCGACGCCGATGACCGTATCACTAGGATTGAGCCGCACGGTATCGACTACATACCGGACGAGGAGCGCGAATCTAAGCCCAGCAATCTGTTCTACATACTGGTTGGCGGCAGCATCACCTTCAGCGTCATCATTCTAGGTTGGTTCCCGATCGCGTTCGGGCTGAGTTGGTGGGCAGCGTGTAGTGCCGTGGTGGTAGGTGCGTTCCTTGGTGCTCTCCTACTCGCGCCCATGGGACTTATGGGACCACGGAGTGGCACTAACAATCCGGTGTCGAGTGGTGCATTGTTTGGGGTGGTCGGTCGGATAATTGGAACGCTTCTCGAGGCGAGTGCGTCGCTCGCCTTTGCCGCCCTCAGTATTTGGACCGGCGGCGACGCGCTCGTTGCCGGCATGAAGGCTCTGTTCAATGTCAGTGACCACGCTGTTACCCGAATCGTCGCTTATGCCGTGCTGAGCGTGATTGTGACTATCGTCTCAGTTTTCGGACACCATGCCATGGTTGCCGCACAGAAATTCATGCTTCCCACTGCCGGCCTCGCATTGCTTATTGGAGTATTTGTCTTTCTGCCGAAGGCTGATTTCGGCTATGCCGGGACCGGCGATTACCTACTCGGCTCATTTTGGCCAACTTGGCTGTCCGCGGTGCTCCTGAACATTTCGACGGTAACCTCGTATGGAGCGTACGTGGGCGATTGGACCAGGCACATCTCTAAAAAACGCTTCAGTGATCGCCAAGTTGTAGGATCTCTGTTTTTTGGAGGATTCTTCGGTTTGGGTGGCTGCATTCTCTTCGGTACCTTCACATCAGTCGCCGTGCTTTCCTCCGGTTTGGGTGACGCATATACCCCCTACGTCTTTGGCCTCGTAAAGGCTGCACCTTTATGGTACGTTCCGCTTCTTATTTTCCTCGGCCTAGCGTCCGGCACTGCACAAGCCGTGATCAACACTTATGGAACGGGCCTAGACACATCGTCACTCATTCCCAAGCTCAATCGCGTGCAGGCGACGCTTGCGGCCTGTGGCGGAGCTACATTGCTTGTGTACTTGGGATACTTCTATACGGAACTCATGGAGTCGGTGAGCGTATTTTTGTCGCTCTTGGTCATCTGTTCGGTGCCTTGGATAATCATCATGATCATTGGCTTCATTCACCGAGACGGATATTACGATGTCGACGATCTACAGGTATTTAACCGAGGTGAGCGCGGAGGGGTCTATTGGTTTAGTCATGGACTCAACTGGCGTGCTCTCGGGGTCTGGGCGACTGCCGTTGTTGTGTCGTTCTTCTTCACGAACACAGCTTGGTACACAGGTCCCGGCACGGAGTTGACGAACGGAGCAGACTTCGGATTCATCGTCGGCGGGGTTCTGACAGCGGTCTTTTATCCCCTGGCACTCAGGATATGGCCTGAGCCGCGTTCAGTATTTGCCCCTGAGCCTAATGCCGGCAAAGTCGGAACGGTAGGAACTAGCGCGGAATGACGGCGTTCAATCTGGGCATAACAGCCGGGCT
It encodes the following:
- a CDS encoding purine-cytosine permease family protein; amino-acid sequence: MFRTKETDNNAIQLDPLDRTDADDRITRIEPHGIDYIPDEERESKPSNLFYILVGGSITFSVIILGWFPIAFGLSWWAACSAVVVGAFLGALLLAPMGLMGPRSGTNNPVSSGALFGVVGRIIGTLLEASASLAFAALSIWTGGDALVAGMKALFNVSDHAVTRIVAYAVLSVIVTIVSVFGHHAMVAAQKFMLPTAGLALLIGVFVFLPKADFGYAGTGDYLLGSFWPTWLSAVLLNISTVTSYGAYVGDWTRHISKKRFSDRQVVGSLFFGGFFGLGGCILFGTFTSVAVLSSGLGDAYTPYVFGLVKAAPLWYVPLLIFLGLASGTAQAVINTYGTGLDTSSLIPKLNRVQATLAACGGATLLVYLGYFYTELMESVSVFLSLLVICSVPWIIIMIIGFIHRDGYYDVDDLQVFNRGERGGVYWFSHGLNWRALGVWATAVVVSFFFTNTAWYTGPGTELTNGADFGFIVGGVLTAVFYPLALRIWPEPRSVFAPEPNAGKVGTVGTSAE
- a CDS encoding PDR/VanB family oxidoreductase, which encodes MRLRLNAVRYEAERTVSLELSDPTGQELPEWTPGAHLEIRLPSGLLRHYSLCGDPADRYSYRVAVLRVVEGRGGSIEIHDRLRVGTLVEVSEPRNHFSLTDAANYLFVAGGIGITPILTMAEHVAIRRSANWRLLYAGRSRADMAFLDRARSLPNHGLVKLVAGDEDGRADLAEALASLPPETHIYGCGPPTMLEQLTELCGSHRGLVLHTERFSAGAVAPRPSEDNDGFEIELVRTGAVLQVPSHKSVLEVVREVIPGVDSSCESGFCGTCETKMLGGRADHRDSLLTEGERIAHTSMMICVSRAAAGERIQLDL